From the genome of Manduca sexta isolate Smith_Timp_Sample1 chromosome 14, JHU_Msex_v1.0, whole genome shotgun sequence, one region includes:
- the LOC115447875 gene encoding DNA repair protein RAD50, protein MAGVRSLAIRGIRSFGPEDNDEQRISFDKPLTLILGQNGCGKTTIIECLRYAITGQMPPGSRNECFVHDAKVNRSTEVHGQVKLKIVNAKDKQLEVTRSMKVTCLAKKKTKFQTLDSFLSILDESGKAKDVSSRCADLDSVMHEELGVPKAILNSVIFCHQEDSSWPLDEGKKVKERFDEIFDADKYSDCFDRLKKIRKDYAQNLKLLEQEVAHLTEKKQDLDKKKLDVVNTETRISEAELKVVDLSQELKPITEKLNAIKTLENNLLTFEAKREKIKVRLEHSRTQEEELKKAIKTLFEGTLQELKENISNYDAQAKSKKKELDESYTKNTSFNKEEEKIANEKSSNEIKFNKLMLLESQNQEKMDKRNVMIVETAKLAEVEEINEVESNEDAEKALKTITAKVQELKKEFNEQKKLADEEEKKMQAFVDESRDAWSRHKQQIASKEVEINKNKREMTKLEREINSVNKSKEKLNLVEKKLATAEEEYQKAQEEINTEECQQELNNDESIIEKHEQELSELDQKVTKLQKQSAKIKERDMTEESLKTKEKQFSTLKNKHISAMSELLGTVPEKDFAITINKFECDVRSEVESLKKKLKEKQFEMTTLEAERKHVREMLNERRNELTKAEDQMYKACGTQSYETTLAKYTSSVEKLQDEQNVLQSSMFIIAKYKGQLKDNNCCPLCNRGFDNESEVTDLITQLTTQVMNVPAKLEKVTEELQRNSAKKDEILSMKSLNEKITVLKDKDIPQLEKRLVETDTQIQSISESIDEIKTSLVEPEQKMSTAKQIHGDMPLLDRYLHEIKNVTKKLDTLKEQLVDVDTSMNLDEATTKQSELRTEVTTIRNRMKATQKKLNAHNKKLQSMADMKNKIKEEVLSIQKKVQDLVNLEQSKKQLEETREKNDAELKELQDALGSFDTALKEKINAKNEVVEKNKGLIEVKNTYITKVVSSFDKVKTIDTEIKQHKERNVPREMEKIKEANEKLMEKQKQIMDDRQVLTKRIDSLKDELAKQEIYKRDLEDNLKLRNAQTDIENCEKEDAEINEKLNGLNRDELTEKESLISQQTKIFREKAQTEGMLSELKERLKINKAELKKTMNKDIEKKFREKIYELHVTKAIDKDIRDYAVALEKCLMEFHREKMENINLIIRELWRKIYRGNDIDHIEIKTEGSVSTESDRRKYDYRVVQSKNGVEIDMRGRCSAGQKVLACLIIRLALAETFSTRFGILALDEPTTNLDQENIRSLCSALGEIVQERRMQKNFMFIIITHDKEFIESLGNIDKVSHYYEVSRNEHGKSRVKRIRFT, encoded by the exons ATGGCAGGGGTTAGATCTTTAGCGATTAGAGGCATAAGAAGCTTTGGTCCGGAGGACAATGATGAGCAACGCATATCGTTCGATAAGCCATTAACTTTGATATTGGGACAAAATGGATGTGGTAAAACTACGATCATCGAGTGTTTACGGTATGCAATAACAGGGCAAATGCCCCCAGGGAGTCGGAATGAATGTTTTGTTCATGATGCTAAAGTGAACAGATCTACCGAAGTGCACGGTCAAGTTAAACTGAAG atCGTAAATGCAAAAGATAAACAACTTGAAGTGACGCGATCTATGAAAGTGACCTGTTTGGCaaagaagaaaacaaaatttcagACTTTAGATTCATTTTTGTCCATCTTAGATGAATCTGGGAAAGCTAAAGATGTGTCGTCAAGATGTGCCGACTTGGATTCAGTTATGCATGAAGAACTgg GTGTACCTAAAGCTATCTTGAATTCAGTTATATTTTGCCATCAAGAGGATTCTAGTTGGCCACTAGACGAAGGCAAGAAAGTCAAAGAGCGCtttgatgaaatatttgatgCAGATAAGTACAGTGATTGCTTTGATCGACTCAAGAAAATCAGGAAAGACTATGctcaaaatttaaaacttcttg aacAAGAAGTAGCACATTTGACTGAAAAGAAACAAGACCTAGACAAAAAGAAACTTGATGTTGTGAACACAGAAACTAGAATCTCAGAAGCAGAATTGAAAGTTGTTGATTTGAGTCAGGAGTTGAAACCTATAACTGAAAAGTTGAATGCAATCAAAACACttgaaaataacttattaacGTTTGAAGCGAAAAGGGAGAAAATTAAAGTCAG ATTAGAACATTCTCGGACTCAAGAAGAGGAATTGAAGAAGGCCATCAAAACTCTTTTTGAAGGAACTCTACAAGAATTGAAAGAAAACATAA GTAACTATGATGCCCAAGCAAAATCTAAGAAGAAAGAACTTGATGAGtcttatacaaaaaatacatcatttaataaGGAGGAAGaaaaaatagcaaatgaaaagtCTTCCAACGAGATAAAGTTCAACAAGCTTATGCTACTGGAGAGCCAAAATCAAGAGAAAATGGACAAAAGAAATGTAATGATTGTCGAAACTGCTAAGTTAGCag aagTTGAAGAAATAAATGAAGTGGAGTCAAATGAGGATGCCGAAAAAGCTTTAAAAACCATAACTGCAAAAGTGCAAGAACTTAAGAAAGAGtttaatgaacaaaaaaaattggcagatgaagaagaaaagaaaatgCAGGCATTCGTTGATGAAAGTAGAGATGCctgg TCTCGTCACAAACAACAAATAGCTAGTAAAGAGGTGgagataaacaaaaataaaagggaAATGACCAAATTGGAAAGAGAAATAAACTCTGTCAATAAATCCAAAGAGAAATTGAATTTAGTTGAGAAGAAGCTAGCCACAGCCGAAGA GGAATATCAAAAGGCACAAGAAGAAATAAACACCGAAGAATGCCAACAAGAGTTGAATAATGATGAATCAATAATTGAGAAGCATGAGCAAGAACTTTCAGAACTAGATCAAAAg GTAACAAAATTGCAAAAACAAAGCGCAAAGATAAAGGAGCGCGACATGACTGAAGAATCTctcaaaacaaaagaaaaacaattttcgacgttgaaaaataaacatatatctgCAATGTCTGAACTACTAGGCACTGTACCGGAAAAAGATTTTGCTATTACTATCAATAAATTTGAGTGCGACGTGCGGTCAGAAGTAGAATCACTCAAGAAGAAACTCAAGGAAAAACAATTTGAG ATGACAACCTTAGAAGCGGAAAGAAAACACGTGCGGGAAATGTTGAATGAGCGCCGAAACGAACTAACGAAAGCCGAAGATCAAATGTACAAAGCTTGTGGAACACAATCTTATGAAACTACATTGGCGAAGTACACCAGCAGTGTGGAGAAATTACAg GATGAACAAAATGTGCTCCAATCGTCAATGtttattattgctaaatacAAAGGACAACTGAAGGACAACAACTGTTGTCCCCTTTGCAACCGCGGATTCGATAATGAATCTGAA GTGACTGATTTGATCACACAACTAACAACTCAAGTAATGAATGTACCTGCAAAACTGGAGAAAGTTACTGAAGAATTACAAAGAAACTCTGCTAAAAAGGATGAAATACTCAGTATGAAGTcattgaatgaaaaaataactgTTCTTAAAGATAAAGATATACCACAACTCGAAAAGAGACTGGTTGAGACTGATACG CAAATACAAAGCATTTCGGAGTCCattgatgaaataaaaacatcgcTAGTTGAACCTGAGCAGAAAATGTCAACGGCAAAACAAATTCATGGAGACATGCCGCTTCTCGATCGCTACcttcatgaaataaaaaatgtcactaaaaaa ttGGATACTCTTAAAGAACAGTTAGTAGATGTAGACACAAGTATGAATCTAGATGAAGCAACAACGAAACAAAGTGAATTGCGAACTGAGGTCACTACAATCAGAAATCGTATGAAAGCCACACAGAAGAAATTAAACGCtcacaataaaaaattgcaatctATGGCTGacatgaaaaacaaaattaaagagGAGGTTCTCTCTATCCAAAAGAAG GTGCAAGATCTTGTCAATCTAGAACAATCCAAGAAACAATTAGAAGAAACCAGAGAAAAGAATGACGCTGAATTAAAAGAACTTCAGGACGCCCTCGGCTCTTTTGACACTGCTTTAAAAGAAAAGATAAATGCTAAAAATGAAGTTGTTGAAAAGAacaa AGGTTTAATTGAAGTAAAAAATACGTACATAACAAAAGTGGTTTCGTCGTTTGATAAGGTGAAGACCATTGATACCGAGATCAAACAGCACAAAGAAAGGAATGTCCCGCGTGAAatggaaaaaattaaggaagcgAATGAAAAACTTATGGAAAAACAAAAGCAGATCATGGATGATAGACAAGTATTAACAAAAAGAATAGACAGTCTTAAAGACGAGCTGGCGAAACAAGAG atctaTAAGAGAGATTTGGAGGATAACCTTAAATTGCGCAACGCACAAACAGATATTGAAAACTGCGAAAAAGAAGATGCTGAGATTAATGAAAAATTGAATGGACTAAACAGAGATGAGCTTACAGAGAAAGAATCTTTGATCAGTCAGCAAACCAAAATATTTAGAGAGAAAGCACAAACTGAAGGAATGTTGAGTGAACTTAag GAGAGATTAAAGATAAATAAGGCTGAATTGAAGAAAACCATGAACAAAGACATAGAAAAGAAATTTAGGGAGAAGATATATGAATTGCATGTTACAAAAGCCATAGACAAAGATATAAGAGATTATGCTGTTGCTTTAGAAAAATGCCTGATGGAATTCCACAGGGAAAAGATGGAAAACATCAATCTCATTATAAg GGAGCTCTGGAGAAAGATATATAGAGGGAATGATATTGATCACATTGAAATAAAGACTGAAGGAAGCGTGAGCACGGAATCGGACCGTCGCAAATATGATTACAG agTTGTTCAATCCAAGAATGGCGTAGAAATTGATATGCGCGGAAGGTGCAGTGCGGGACAGAAGGTTTTAGCATGTCTTATCATAAGACTAGCGCTTGCTGAGACATTTAGTACCAG attcgGTATACTGGCTCTGGATGAACCAACAACAAATTTGGATCAAGAAAATATTAGGAGCCTTTGCTCAGCACTTGGTGAAATAGTACAAGAACGTAGGATGCAGAAGaactttatgtttattattataacacatgATAAAGAGTTTATAGAGTCGCTAGGTAATATTGATAAAGTTTCTCATTATTATGAAGTCTCTAGAAATGAACATGGCAAGTCTAGAGTCAAAAGAATAAGGTTCACATAA